A segment of the Streptomyces pactum genome:
ACGGGGGCCGACGTCCAGGACGAAGCAGGTCCGCGGCGAGGCCGCCGCCCGGGACTGCAGCGCCGCCCGGCCCTCCGACAGGCCCAGTCCGGTGTAGGCCTCCCGCTCCAGCGCCACGACGGCGTCCCAGTCCCCGTCCTCGATACGGCGTACGCGCACGGTGTCATCCATCGGCGGCGTCCCCTTCCGGGCGGCCCGCCCAGGCGTACGGGAGCGGTGCGAAGCCGTTGAAGCCGAGGGTGGTGTAGCTGGTCGCGTAGGCGCCGCTGGAGAGCACCCAGACCGGATCGCCCGAGGCCAGCGCCGCGGGCACCGGGACCAGCGCCTCCTCGTGACAGTAGGCGTCGTCGCTGTCGCAGGTGGGTCCGGCGACGACGGCCGGGACCCGGGGACCGTCGGTGTGCCCCGGGAAGACCAGCCGGTACTGAAGCGCGTCCATCTCGTACAGGCCGTTGAACTTCCCGCAGCTCAGGTACAGCCAGTACCGCGGCTCGCCGTCCGCCCCACGGCGCTCGGTGAGGCGGGCGACGTGCGCGCGGATCGCCCCGTGGTCGGCGACGAGGTGCCGGCCGGGTTCGATGACGAAGTCCAGGGGGGCGCCGTGGATGCGGCGCAGTTCGGCCGCCCCCTCGCGGATCACCGCGAAGATCTTGTCCAGCGGTGGGTCGAGGGGCGTGCCGTGCCGGTCGCGGTAGCCGAGCGCGGGCAGGCCGCCGCCGAGGTTGACGTGGTCGACGCGGATGCCGCGCCGGCCCAGGGCGCGCAGGGTGCCGCCCAGGTCCTCCAGGGCGGCGTGCCACGCCTCGCCCGTCATCTGCTGGGAGCCGACGTGCACGGACAGTCCCGCCGGGACCAGCCCCGCCTCCCGGGCCCGTTCCATGACGTGGACGGCGTCGCCGGGTGGGCACCCGAACTTGTGGCTCAGGCCCCATACGGCGCCCGTTCCGCCGGTCGCCACCCGGCAGAAGACGCGGGCACCGGGGGCGTGGACCGCGAGGGCGGCCACGTCCTGGGGGCTGTCCGTCGCGAAGGTGCGGATGCCGAGACGGTGGGCGTCGGCGATGTTCCGGTCGGACTTGACGGTGTTGCCGTAGTGCACGCGCCCGGCCGGCACTCCGGCCCGCAGCGCCTGCGCCACCTCGCCGGGGCTCGCCGCGTCGACGCCGGCGCCCCTGCGTGCCAGGGCGGTCAGGACCTCGTCGACCGGGCAGGCCTTCATGGCGAACCGGACCCGCACGCCGGGCAGTTCGCGGCGCAGGGTGTCGTAGCGCCGCTCGATGCCGGCGAGGTCGTACACGAGCCGGTCCTCGGTGGTGGCGGCGAGGGCGGCGGCCAGGGGTGCGCTGACATCCTCGGTCATCGCCGCGCTCACTGAGGCCGCCCGGGCGTCAGGACGAGGGGGGTGGTCCTGGCCGCCGCCACCAGACCCTCCCACGCCTCCGTCAGCAGCGCGAAGTCCGCCATGTCGTCGCGCGCCTCGTCCAGGAGTCGCTCGCGCCGGCCGGCCAGGAGGCCGGCCACGTCGGCGTACGGGCCGCCGAGCCGCCGGTAGGCGGTGTCGAGGGCGTCGAGCCGGCGGGCGTTCTCCGCGAGGTCCAGGCCGGTGCTCTCGCGGGCCAGGGCGGCGACGGCCAAGGGGCGGGCCCGGCCGTGGCCGTCGAGCAGCGTGTCGCCGGCCTCGGCCATCCGGTCGTAGACGAAGTGGAAGTGGAGCATCGACAGCAGGAACTTGGCGAAGCGCATCTGGTAGGCGAGGAAGCCGCGACCGGTCCGGCGTTCACCGGTGTGGTAGTTGACGATGTTCCGGTTGTGCAGCACGCCGGGCAGCCGGGCGTCGTGGACCAGGTGGATCAGGAAGTAGTCGCTGCCGATGGTGTCCCTGGCGGGTGGCAGCGGCACCCGTTCGCTGACGGTGTCACCGTGGAAGGCGATGTTGCACATGTCCACCCGCATCGGGTCGACCAGTGCCAGCAGTGAGTGGTCGGCCTCGAACGGGGCGGTGCCCGCTCCGCGGAAGGACTCCTCGACCAGTTCCCGTTTCCGCTCGGCGGACCAGTGCTCGGGCGCCCAGAGGGAGACGACGTCGTGGTAGGCGCCGGGATCGGCGTCGCGTATCCGCCCGACGTCCACGGAGAGTTCGCCCACGAAGGAGCTGCCCACCATGGCGACCGGCCGGTCCAGGAGCGAGACGGGCAGGGCCGATTCGGTGACGTCGGGCAGTGCGTCGGCGGCGCGTCGGCCCAGTGACAGCAGTTCGTGGTGGACGGGGAAGACCGTGGCGCCGTCCAGGCTCTGGTACCGGCTGTCCGAGTCCCTGCGGTGGACGGACTCGCAGCCGAGCGCCGCCGCGATCAGGAAGGCTCGGTCGGTGCAGGCGCCGTAGGACAGGCCGTCCGGGAGCATGAGGTCGAGGAGCAGGTCGGGCTTGGCGCTGCCGGAGTGTGCCGTCACCCGTGCCAGGAAGTCGCGCTGGGCGGCCTCGTCGAGGTGGTGCGCGGTGATCCGGGGGTGCGCGGGCAGGCGCCGTACGGCCTCGGCGTGCGCGGCGTGGACGGGTGGCGGGCAGGAGTCGAGGACCAGCAGGTGGACCTCGACGCCGAAGTGGTCGGCGGCGTAGGCCGCTTCCGCACCGAGGGCGGCGATGGTGTCCGGGCAGGGCCGGTTGGTGGGAAGGGTCAGGCAGATGCTGCGCATGCGGCTTCCCCGGTGGCCTCGTCGGTCGCCTCGCTCCTGTCGGTGCCGGCCCCGTCGCCGGCGTCCGCGTGCCAGGACTCCAGGCCCAGCAGCCTGGCGCCGAGGTCGTTCAGCTCGGCGGGGCCGTAACGCTCGGACTCGGGCCGGCGGGCGTCGCCGAGCAGCGTGGCGTTCCAGTCGGGGGTGGCGAGGGTGCGCCAGGAGCCGACGCGGGAGTCGCGCAGGGTCCGGTGGGTCTCCAGCGCGGGCATCATCGACAGGTACTGGACCGCGCGCACGCCGTCGCCGGAGACGTTGGGGGCGACGCCGTGGGCCAGCAGGCCGTTCCAGATGAGCAGGTCGCCGGCTTCCAGGTCGGGCCGTACGACGGGCATGTCCTCGCGGTCGATCGCGGGGCGGATCGGGTCGCGGTCGTCGGGCTGGAGGGCCTTCCAGCGGTCGAAGCGCCGAAACAGGTCGGGGCAGCACTGGAAGCCGCCGTGGTCCGGCTTGGTGTCGTTGAGGGCGATGATGCCCTGCACCCGCTGGGGCAGCACGCCGAGCGTGGTGTCGACGTCCCAGTGCAGCTCGATGTCGAAGCCGCGTTCGCGGTGCTCGATCAGGGCGCGGTCGCGGTTGCCGGTGTTGGGCGGGTTGAGGTTGAGCCGGTCCAGGGTGACCCACAGCTCCTCGCAGTCCCAGACGTCGACGAAGGCGTCGTAGACGCGCTGTGTCTGGCGGCTGTCCCAGATGAGCTGGTGGTGGTAGGCCTCGACGAAGCCGTAGATGTGCAGTTCCCGGTCGAGGTCGCTGCGGTACTCGCGATCCTGGTACCAGGTGTCGGGGCGGTCGGGGTCGAGGCCCTGGAACTCCCAGGCGAAGTCGAGCAGTCGACGGGCGGACGAGGCGGGTATCGCCTCCTTCACCACGACGTAGCCGTAGGTCTGCCAGTGGGCGAAGTCCTCCTCGGACAGCACCCGCAGCGGACGTGTCTTGCGCAGGTCGCGCAACTGCGTGCGGGCCAGGTAGGTGTCGGCGTCCGCGCTGAAGTAGGGGAGGTCCGACGGGGCTCGGTGGAGGTGGGAATCGGGCGTCGCCATGTGGTGCTCCAGATCCTCGCCGTCGCCCCGTGCGGGCAACGGCGGTGTGCGCGACGGAGGTCGGGCCGTCGCACATGAGGTCGGTGGGGGCAGCGGGGCCCGCTCGCACGCGTGGGCGGAGCGGGGTGACGAGGGCGTCTCGGTGGGACGGGGGTCTCCCTGGTCAGGGGATCGCCCGGTCCGCGTTCTCGTCCGGAATGGTCGTCTCGTCCGGGGTGGTCGTCACGGAAGCGGAAGTCGTCCGGCGTGGAACCGGGGCGTCACATGCGCCCCTCGCCGAACTTCCGTCTCACAATGGACTAGACCAAGGAAAGGTGTCAACACCCGCCCCGACAGGACCAGTTGTTACTTCCGGGTTCGACGGGACCCCTCTTGACACGCCTGGTTAACCTGAGTCCGCACCCACTTGGTCTACACCAAAGACCCGTTTCCGAGAGGCGCGGTCGACGGCTTCCGGCAGGCACGGCGGCGAGGCGCGCCGGCTCGGGCTGTCCGGTTCCACGGGAGGCTCCCGCACGGCGTCACCGCCCCGCCCCGGGAGCGGCTGCCGGGCACGACCGTGCGCACGGGTGGGCGGTGCGGAACTGGAGGAGGGGGCGGTCGCGTGGGAGACCTCCGCCCCCGAGCGGGCCGCGAAGGGCCGCCGGCGGTCGTCGCCCACGACGCGGCCCGGCAGGCACGGAGGGGCCGCCCCGGCTCCGGGACGGCCGCGGCGGAGGAGTTCACGAGCACGCCCGCGCGCCGAGCCGCGCGACCGGCGGGCGCAGGCACGTCCGGATCGGGCCGTTCACCGAGCAGCGCGGAGGCCGGGCGCCGGGCGCCTTTGTGGCGTGCGCGCACCCGGCCAGGGCGTGGGAAGGCCCGGTGGTCCGCGCGTGCGGGCTCGTCAGCGCGCGGTCTGCGTGTGCACGTACTCCACGAGGCGGGTCAGGGCGTCCGGGTCGGTGGCGGGCAGGACGCCGTGGCCGAGATTGAAGACGTGTCCCTCCAGGCCGGCCGCCGCGTCCAGGATCTCGCGGGTCTTGGTCTCGACCGCCTGCGGGGTGGAGAAGAGGAGGGCGGGATCCAGGTTGCCCTGGAGCGCCTTGCCGGGGCCGACGCGGCGGGCGGCCTCGTCCATCGGGACGCGCCAGTCGACGCCGACGACGTCCGCGCCGGCCTCGCCCATGAGGCCGAGGAGTTCGCCGGTGCCGACGCCGAAGTGGATGCGCGGCACGCCGTATCCGGCGACGGCCTCGAAGACCTTGCTCGAGGCGGGCATCACCGAGCGACGGTAATCCGCGGGAGACAGCGCGCCGACCCAGGAGTCGAAGAGCTGGACGGCGCCGGCGCCCGCCTCGATCTGCACCTTGAGGAAGGCGGCCGTGATGTCGGCGAGCCGGTCCAGGAGGTCGGCCCACAGCCGCGGGTCGCCGTACATGAGGGCCTTGGTGTTCTCGTGGTTGCGGGACGGGCCGCCCTCCACGAGGTAGCTCGCGAGGGTGAACGGCGCCCCGGCGAAGCCGATCAGCGGGGTGGCGCCGAGCTCGGCGGTGAGCAGGCCGAAGGCCTCGGTGACGTAGGAGACGTCCTCCGGGGTGAGGTCGCGCAACCGGGCCAGGTCCGCGCGGGTGCGGATCGGGTTCTCGACGACCGGGCCGACACCCGGCTTGATGTCGAGGTCGATGCCGATGGCCTTGAGCGGGACGACGATGTCGCTGAAGTAGATCGCCGCGTCCACGCCGTGCCGGCGCACCGGCTGGAGGGTGATCTCGGTGACCAGTTCCGGCCGCATGCAGGACTCGAGCATCGGGATGCCCTCGCGCACCTTGCGGTACTCCGGCAGTGAGCGCCCGGCCTGCCGCATGAACCACACGGGGGTGTGCGGCACCGGCTCACGCCTGCACGCCTTGAGGAACGCGGAGTCGTACGTGGCGGTCGGCTGCTTGCCCGCGGGGCTCTGGTTGGCACTCACACCGGCAAGTCTCGCATGTCGCCGTCACGGCGCCCGACCTCGGGTGGGGCGCCTCCCGCGCGCCCCGCGGACCCGCGTGATCCGGACATCGCGCCCGCACGCGGGTGTCCCTCCCTGCGCCGAGGCGCCGTTCCGCTTAATCTTCCCCGCATGGCTGCGGCTCAGGGACGACTGTCGGACGGCGCTGGCGGAATGGACGAACCGAAAGGTACCGAAGAGGAGGCCCGGCATGGGGAGAGTACGGCGCCGCCGGCCTTCGCGGCCGCCGTCGAGGCGCTCCGGGCCGCGCGGCTGCGGCCGCAGGTCGAGGTGGAGGCGACACGCGCACCCCAGCGGCTCGCCCCGTACGCGTACGCGCTGGAGGCCGCGGTCGTCGACGGGGACGACGATCTGGCGGACGGGCGTCTGGTGCTGCTGCACGACCCGGCCGGGCACGACGCCTGGCGGGGCACCTTCCGGCTGGTGACGCTGGTGCGGGCCGAGCTGGAGCCGGAGATGGCCGCGGATCCGCTGCTGCCGGACGTGTGCTGGTCCTGGCTCACCGGCGCGCTCCAGGCGCGCGGGCTGACGTACGGGGAGGCCAGCGGCACGGTCACGCGGGCCGGCTCCCACTACTTCGGCGGGCTCTCGGCGCGCCCGCCCGCCTCGCAGATCGAGATCCGGGCGTCCTGGACGCCGCGCGAGGGGCTGGGCGGCGTCCCGGACACCGCGGCGCACCTCGCCTCCTGGTGCGACCTGCTGGCCCAGGTCGCCGGGCTGCCACCGGCCGCGCCGGGCGACGCGTCGATCGTGTCGCTGCCGCAGCGGCGCGGCCCGCAGTCGCGCTAGGCCGCCCCTCTCTCCGCCCTCCCGCACCCGGGCTCCGTGCGGCCCAGGAAACGTTCCGTCACTTTGTCGACACGGCCACTTTCGGCCCCGTATCGACAAAGTGTGAAACCGTTCGATCTTCGAATGATCGACCGCGTGTCCGAATTGCTCGGATTGTTACTCACCAGATCGTGATCATTCTCTAAAGGCGGACGGGTTCGGTGCCGAAGACGACTGTGACCTTGAAAGCACGGTTCGTCCCGGCTTCACCCCCATGAGCCGGCCCCGTCCCGCACCCCAGGAGGCCTGGTGTCCGTTCTCCTCGAGCAGCCTGCAAGCCTGGTCGCCTACCGCCCGAACAAGCCGACCGCCATGGTGGTCGTGGCCGACCCGCGCGTTCGTTCCACCGTCACCCGCCATCTGTGGGCGCTCGGTGTGCGCGATGTCATCGAGGCCTCGTCCGTCGCGGAGGCTCGTCCCCGCATCGGCAACCCCCGCGACATCTGTGTCGCAGACGTCCATCTCCCCGACGGCTCCGGTCTGACCCTGCTGTCGGAGACCCGCGCCGCGGGCTGGCCCAACGGCCTCGCCCTGTCCGCCGCCGACGACATCGGCGCCGTACGCAACGCCCTCGCCGGCGGTGTGAAGGGCTATGTCGTCACCGGCACCCGTACCAACGTCGGGCTCCCCACCCGGCCGGGTGCCGCCCCCATCGGCGCCGCCGCCGCCCGCCTGCACCGCCGCCCCCCGGGCGCCCCGAGCCACCCGGGCGGCTACCGCGAGCTCTCCGGCCGCGAGGTGGAGGTGCTTCGACTGGTCGCGGAGGGCCAGTCGAACAAGGCGATCGGCGTCTCGATGGGCCTGTCCGCCCTGACCGTCAAGAGCCACCTGGCCCGCATCGCCCGCAAGCTCGGCACCGGCGACCGCGCCGGAATGGTCGCCGTGGCCCTGCGCACCGGCATCATCCACTGACCGCTCCCGAACCCGACCCGATCCCCGCCTCCCCTCCCCTGCCTCCCTCCCCTCCCCTCCCCCACAGCCGATCTTTCACTGACCTGACTGGTTTACGACCCCCCGGCGCCCGCCGACGGAACGTTCCGTCGGCGGGCGCCGTCGATCCACCGATACCCTTGACACGTGACCGACGCCCACGAAACCGCAGCAGACCGCCCACTGCGAACCACCGGAGGCGCCCCTCCGGACGACGCCGGATCTTCTGCGAGTCAGGCGCCGACCCCCTTGCTCGAACCACGGGAGGGCGTTCCGCCGGTGATCGCCGACGCGGCCGCCCTCGCCGAGGTGACCGCCGCCTTCGCCGCGGGCAGCGGCCCCGTCGCCGTCGACGCCGAGCGCGCCTCCGGTTACCGCTACGGCCAGCGCGCCTATCTGGTGCAGTTGCGCCGCGAGGGCGCCGGGACCGCGCTGATCGACCCGGTGGCCTGCCCCGACCTGTCCGGGCTGGGCGCGGCGCTCTCCGACGTGGAGTGGGTGCTGCACGCGGCCACCCAGGACCTGCCGTGCCTGCGCGAGATAGGGATGGTGCCCACCCGGATCTTCGACACCGAGCTGGCCGGCCGGCTCGCCGGGTTCCCGAGGGTCGGCCTCGGCGCGATGGTCGAGAACGTACTGGGCTTCGTCCTGGAGAAGGGCCACTCGGCCGTCGACTGGTCCACCCGCCCGCTGCCCGAACCGTGGCTGCGCTACGCCGCGCTCGACGTCGAACTCCTCGTCGACCTGCGCGACGCGCTGGAGAAGGAGCTGGACCGGCAGGGCAAGCTCGAGTGGGCCCGGCAGGAGTTCGACGCGATCGCCTCGGCCCCGCCGCCCGAGCCGCGCAAGGACCCGTGGCGCCGTACGTCCGGCATGCACAAGGTGCGCCGGCGCCGCCAGCTCGCCGTGGTGCGGGAGCTGTGGCAGACCCGGGACCGCATCGCGCAGCGCCGCGACGTCTCTCCCGGCAAGGTGCTCGGGGACGCGGCCATCGTCGAGGCGGCGCTCGCCCTCCCGGTCAACGCGCACGCGCTGGCCGCGCTGAACGGGTTCGGACGGGTCAACCGCCGGCAGCTCGAGCAGTGGCAGGTGGCGGTCGACCGGGCCAGGGGCCTGTCCGAGTCGCAACTGCCGCAGCCCGGCCAGCCGGTGACCGGTCCCCCGCCGCCGCGGGCGTGGGCCGACAAGGACCCGGCCGCCGCGGCCCGGCTCACCGCCGCGCGGGCGGCGGTGACGACGCTGGCGGAGCGGCTGAACATGCCCCAGGAGAACCTGATCACCCCGGACACCGTGCGCCGGGTCTGCTGGGAGCCGCCGGCGACGGTCGACACGGAGTCCGTGGCCGCGGCCCTCGCCGGCCACGGGGCCCGGCCCTGGCAGGTGGAGCAGGTGACGCCCGCACTGGTGACGGCTCTGTCCCAGAGCGTGTCGTAGAAGGGGCGGGCGGCGGGATCCAGCCAAGATCCAGGGATGGAGCGGCGACCCGGCGGTGTGACGTTCGCCGCTTGGGCCGGGGGGACTGGGCAGCTACGTTACTCATAAGTAGCATGGGCCTGAGCGCGCGCTCAGTACCTGCGTGCCGCAGCAGTGCCATCCCGCACCCTGGAGGAGAGCCATCGTGCCTCGTACCGTCAGGGACGTCGTCTTCGTAGACGGCGTCCGCACCCCGTTCGGCAAGGCGGGCCCGAAGGGCATCTACCACGAGACCCGCGCCGACGACCTGGTCGTGAAGGCGATCCGGGAGCTGCTGCGCCGCAACCCCGGTCTCGACCCCAAGAAGATCGACGAGGTCGCCGTCGCCGCGACCACGCAGATCGGCGACCAGGGCCTGACCATCGGCCGCACCGCCGGCATCCTGGCGGGCCTGCCCACCTCGGTCCCGGGCTACTCGATCGACCGCATGTGCGCGGGCGCCCTGACCGCCGTCACCTCGGTGGCCGGCTCCGTCGCCTTCGGCGCGTACGACGTGGCCGTCGCGGGCGGTGTCGAGCACATGGGCCGCCACCCGATGGGCGAGGGCGTGGACCCGAACCCGCGCTTCGTCAGCGAGAAGCTGGTCGACGAGTCCGCCCTGTTCATGGGGATGACCGCGGAGAACCTGCACGACCGCTACCCGAGCATCACCAAGCGGCGCGCCGACGAGTACGCCGTGCGCTCGCAGGAGAAGGCCGCCAAGGCGTACGCCGACGGCAAGATCCAGGCCGACCTGGTGCCGGTCTCGGTGCGCCGCACCAACGAGGAGGCGGGTGAGACCGGCTGGGGTCTGGTCACCGCCGACGAGCCGATGCGTCCGGGCACCACGCTGGAGAACCTGGCGGGCCTGAAGACGCCGTTCCGCGTGCACGGCCGGGTCACCGCGGGCAACGCGGCCGGTCTGAACGACGGCGCGACCGCCTCCCTCATCGCGAGCGAGGACTTCGCCCGAGAGAACGACCTGCCGGTCAAGATGCGCCTCGTCTCGTACTCCTTCGCGGGTGTCGAGCCGGAGGTCATGGGCTACGGCCCGATCCCGGCGACGGAGAAGGCCCTGGCCCAGGCCGGGCTGTCCATCGACGACATCGGCCTGTTCGAGATCAACGAGGCCTTCGCCGTCCAGGTCCTCGCCTTCCTGGAGCACTACGGCATCGCCGACGACGACGCGCGCGTCAACCAGTACGGCGGCGCCATCGCCTTCGGCCACCCGCTCGCCTCGTCGGGCGTCCGCCTGATGACGCAACTGGCCCGCCAGTTCGAGGAGCAGCCGCACGTCCGCTACGGCCTGACCACCATGTGCGTCGGCTTCGGCATGGGCGCGACGGTCGTCTGGGAGAACCCGCACTTCGAGGGGGACAAGTGAGCACCACCGCAGAGCTTCTGAAGGGTGCGGCCGAGCTGTTCCCCGGCGAGGTCGTCACGCAGGCGCACGTGCGCCACTTCGACCTTCCCCTGGGCGCGGGCCGCTTCGCCCTGATCACCCTGGACAACGGGCACGACCACACCAAGCCGACCACGCTCGGCCCGCAGTCGCTGGCGAACATCGACGCCGCCATCGACCGGGTCCAGAAGGAGGCCGCGGACGGCGAGATCGTCGGCGTCGGCGTCACCGGCAAGCCGTTCATCTTCGCGGTCGGCGCCGACCTCAAGGGCGTCGAGCTGCTCAAGCGCCACGAGGACGCGCTCGCCATCGGCAAGGGCGGCCACGACGTCTTCAAGCGGCTGTCGCAACTGGCCGTGCCGACCTTCGCGTACTACAACGGTGCCGCGATGGGCGGCGGCGTGGAGATCGGCCTGCACTGCGCGTACCGCACGGTGTCGGCGGCCCTTCCCGCCTTCTCCCTCCCCGAGGTCTTCCTCGGCCTCGTCCCCGGCTGGGGCGGCTGCACGCTGCTGCCGAACCTGATCGGCGCCGACAAGGCCGTCTCGGTCATCATCGAGAACAGCCTCAACCAGAACAAGCAGCTCAAGGGCGAGCAGGTCTACGAGCTCGGCATCGCGGACGCGATCTTCGAGGGCGCCGACTTCCTGGAGCAGTCGCTGATCTGGACGGCGTCCGTCCTCAAGGGCGAGATCGCCGTCGAGCGTCCGGCGATCGACCGCGGCGAGGCCTGGGACCAGGCCGTCGCCAAGGGCCGCTTCGTCGCCGACTCCAAGGTGCACGGCGCCGCCCCGGCCGCCTACCGCGCCCTGGACATCATCGCCGCCGCCAAGAACGGCGACCTCCAGCAGGGCTACGACGCCGAGGACCAGGCCCTCGCCGACCTCATCATGGGCGGCGAACTGCGCTCCGGCATCTACGCCTTCAACCTGGTGCAGAAGCGCGGCAAGCGTCCCGCGGGCGCCCCGGACAAGTCGCTGGCCCGCCCGGTCACCAAGGTGGGCGTGGTCGGCGCCGGCCTGATGGCCTCCCAGCTCGCGCTGCTCTTCCTGCGCCGCCTGGAGGTCCCGGTCGTCCTGACCGACATCGACCAGGAGCGCGTCGACAAGGGCGTGGGCTACGTCCACGCCGAGATCGACAAGCTGCTCGGCAAGGGCCGCGTCAACCAGGACAAGGCCAACCGCCTCAAGGCACTGGTGACCGGCGTCCTGGACAAGGCCGAGGGCTTCGCGGACGCCGACTTCATCATCGAAGCGGTCTTCGAGGAGATGGGCGTCAAGCAGAAGGTGTTCGCGGAGGTCGAGGCGGTCGCCCCGGCGCACGCGATCCTCGCCACCAACACCTCCTCGCTGTCCGTCTCGGAGATGGCGTCGAAGCTGAAGCACCCCGAGCGGGTCGTCGGCTTCCACTTCTTCAACCCGGTCGCGATCCTCCCGCTCCTGGAGATCGTCCGCGGCGAGCGGACCGACGACGCCTCGCTGGCCACGGCGTTCGGCGTGGCCAAGAAGCTGAAGAAGACCGCGGTGCTGGTCAAGGACGCCCCGGCGTTCGTGGTCAACCGCATCCTGACCCGCTTCATGGGCGAGATCCAGAACGTCATCGACGAGGGCACCCCGGTCGAGGTCGCGGAGAAGGCGGTGGAGCCGCTCGGCCTGCCGATGTCCCCGCTGGTCCTCCTCGAACTGGTCGGCCCGGCGATCGGCCTGCACGTCTCGGAGACCCTCAACCGGGCCTTCCCGGAGCGCTTCACGGTCTCCCCGAACCTCAAGGCGGTCGTCGAGGCGGGCAAGCGCGGCTTCTACGTCTACGACAGCGGCAAGCC
Coding sequences within it:
- a CDS encoding 3-hydroxyacyl-CoA dehydrogenase NAD-binding domain-containing protein, which produces MSTTAELLKGAAELFPGEVVTQAHVRHFDLPLGAGRFALITLDNGHDHTKPTTLGPQSLANIDAAIDRVQKEAADGEIVGVGVTGKPFIFAVGADLKGVELLKRHEDALAIGKGGHDVFKRLSQLAVPTFAYYNGAAMGGGVEIGLHCAYRTVSAALPAFSLPEVFLGLVPGWGGCTLLPNLIGADKAVSVIIENSLNQNKQLKGEQVYELGIADAIFEGADFLEQSLIWTASVLKGEIAVERPAIDRGEAWDQAVAKGRFVADSKVHGAAPAAYRALDIIAAAKNGDLQQGYDAEDQALADLIMGGELRSGIYAFNLVQKRGKRPAGAPDKSLARPVTKVGVVGAGLMASQLALLFLRRLEVPVVLTDIDQERVDKGVGYVHAEIDKLLGKGRVNQDKANRLKALVTGVLDKAEGFADADFIIEAVFEEMGVKQKVFAEVEAVAPAHAILATNTSSLSVSEMASKLKHPERVVGFHFFNPVAILPLLEIVRGERTDDASLATAFGVAKKLKKTAVLVKDAPAFVVNRILTRFMGEIQNVIDEGTPVEVAEKAVEPLGLPMSPLVLLELVGPAIGLHVSETLNRAFPERFTVSPNLKAVVEAGKRGFYVYDSGKPELDPEVAALLKQGDTVLTEEQVRDRVLDAVAQEIGLMLDEGVVAEAQDIDLCLITGAGWPFHLGGITPYLDRAGVAERVNGKRFLEAGVASVPA